The following are from one region of the Ostrinia nubilalis chromosome 28, ilOstNubi1.1, whole genome shotgun sequence genome:
- the LOC135085251 gene encoding putative nuclease HARBI1 has protein sequence MQEARRVKRSALYYYLATRLLEIEGGNNEQRETREISRRCKERKKINLLDLNETEFKNRFRLSKDAFIFLCDKLRRHTSLKSTKRISLELKILCALSFYATGSYQRLVGMAKHLGQTTVSKYVREVTDALVSPPILNFYIKFPTTREQRDAVKNQFYSKFGFPGVIGCIDGCHFHVFKPKKDIEHLFYCRKHFHSLNVQMICDSDCRILNINAKYGGATHDAFIWDNSMANNYMQELHRHNEQVWLLGDSGYPQRPWLMTPIPDAVEGSPEAKYTQVHGKARVTIENTFGRLKNRWRCLCKDRTLHYTPKKCAKIIMACSVLHNLAKDFNVPEPEEHLLTEPNIISGHVFQESEAGDDLGRGRAIRSVLVDRINRLHM, from the exons ATGCAAGAAGCGCGTAGAGTTAAACGTAgtgcattgtattattatctTGCAACAAGATTACTTGAGATTGAGGGAGGTAACAATGAACAAAGAGAAACTAG AGAAATAAGTCGTAGATGTAAggagagaaaaaaaattaatttattagatCTAAACGAAACCGAATTTAAGAATAGGTTTCGTCTTAGTAAAGATGCTTTTATATTCTTATGCGATAAATTACGTCGACATACTTCTTTGAAGTCAACCAAACGAATTAGCTTGGAACTTAAG ATTCTTTGTGCATTGTCTTTTTACGCCACTGGATCGTACCAAAGACTAGTTGGAATGGCAAAACATTTAGGTCAAACTACAGTCAGCAAGTACGTACGAGAAGTGACCGATGCACTTGTTAGTCCGCcaatattgaatttttatattaaatttccGACAACAAGAGAGCAAAGAGATGCGGTAAAAAATCA attCTACTCAAAGTTCGGCTTTCCTGGGGTCATAGGGTGTATTGATGGATGTCATTTCCATGTTTTTAAACCCAAAAAAGATAttgaacatttattttattgtagaaAGCACTTCCATTCATTAAATGTACAAATG ATATGCGACAGTGATTGccgaatattaaatattaacgcAAAATATGGGGGAGCTACCCACGATGCGTTTATTTGGGATAACAGCATGGCAAATAATTATATGCAAGAACTACATCGGCATAATGAACAAGTTTGGTTATTAG GTGATTCTGGGTATCCTCAGCGACCCTGGCTAATGACTCCTATACCTGATGCTGTTGAAGGAAGCCCTGAAGCAAAATACACCCAAGTACATGGAAAAGCCAGGGTCACGATTGAAAACACCTTTGGGCGGTTAAAAAATCGTTGGCGATGTTTGTGTAAGGACCGCACACTACACTACACACCAAAAAAGtgtgcaaaaataataatggcatGCAGTGTGTTGCACAACTTAGCCAAAGATTTTAATGTGCCCGAACCAGAGGAACACCTTTTAACTGAACCAAACATAATCTCTGGACATGTTTTCCAAGAGAGTGAGGCTGGAGACGACTTAGGAAGAGGACGAGCAATAAGAAGTGTGTTGGTTGATAGGATCAATAGGCTACACATGTaa